The genomic region GTTTTCCTGCTTTTGGTTTACGATCCTGGCAAGAGGTGCACGCTGTACGATGTCAATGTGCAGGCTGCCCGGGATCCGGCTGTGTACATTGGCGTCGGCAATGTATGCGTTGCTTTTCAGCCTGTTCTCCAGATCCTCCAGTGGGATCTCTCCAAAAGGCTGACCGATCATTCTGTTCTTACTGTTACCAATGATATTCATCACATCCTCTTCGGTGATCAGGTGGGCGTTTGGTGTCCGCTCAATGGTGATCTCAATGCTGGCAAGCTTCAAATCACCGTTCTTATGGTCGATGAATCCCATGAGGACGACCATTGATCCTGCAAGAAGGACCCAGAACAGGATGATCAATATCTTTTTAACCAACTTCATATTTTTCCTTTAACACCTTTTCGATCTCTTTGACTTTCTCTCCGATATCACCTGCACCCAGACTCAGTAAAACCTCGATGGGTCTGTTTGAAATTTCTTCCGGCAAATCATCCAATCTGCAAAGGCATTTCTGTTTTAATTGAACCATGGATAACAGCATGCGTGAACTGATGCCCCTGATGGGCTTTTCCCTGGCCGGATAGATGCCGAGCAGGATCAATTCATCCAGCTGACTGAGGCTTTTTGCAAAGTCTTCCGCAAAGTCACGGGTGCGTGTGTACAGGTGCGGTTGGAAGATCCCGGTGATCTTCCGTTCAGGGTAGAGTTCCCGTACTGCCTGGATGCAGGCGCTGATCTCGCGGGGATGATGGGCATAATCATCAATGTAGACCACCGGGTCGGTCATCACCCTGAAATCAAATCTTCGTTCTACGCCTGCAAATGAAGCAAGAGCCTGACGGATAACGCTTTCATCCATTCCAGCCAGGGTTGTTGCTGCAACGGCAGTGGCTGCATTCTCAACATTGAACCTTCCCGGTACACCCATCTGCAGGTCTGCATAGGGTTTATCCGGTAAGTGAATGTCGAGGTACTGTTTTCCACCTGAATACCGGATATTGCTGGCGAAAACCGAGGCTTTGGAAGGTGAGACTGAAACGGTCCAGGTGTTGTGTCTTGAAGGGAAGTGATCCTGAATGGAGCTGTTGACGACCAGGTAACCGTTTTTTCTGACCTTGGAGGAAAATTCCAGGTAGGATGCAACCATTTGATCCGATGATCCATAGACATCAAGGTGATCGGCATCCATTGCACTGATGATGAGGATATCAGGGGTAAGTGACAGAAACGACCGGTCATATTCATCCGCTTCAACGACCATTATTTCGGGGTTCCGGTCATCAACAAGGTTGGACCCGTAATTTCGGCTGATCCCTCCGATAAAGGACGTGACGCGGATCTC from Bacteroidales bacterium harbors:
- the murC gene encoding UDP-N-acetylmuramate--L-alanine ligase is translated as MDLASIHNIYFLGIGGIGMSAQARYFRNRGKQVAGYDKNKSSLTDLLVQEGIPVHFEQDVSRIPFVPDLVIYTPAIPPDNSEFVYLKDKGFPMMKRAEVLGELTKNNFTIAVSGTHGKTTITAMVTHILKTAEIRVTSFIGGISRNYGSNLVDDRNPEIMVVEADEYDRSFLSLTPDILIISAMDADHLDVYGSSDQMVASYLEFSSKVRKNGYLVVNSSIQDHFPSRHNTWTVSVSPSKASVFASNIRYSGGKQYLDIHLPDKPYADLQMGVPGRFNVENAATAVAATTLAGMDESVIRQALASFAGVERRFDFRVMTDPVVYIDDYAHHPREISACIQAVRELYPERKITGIFQPHLYTRTRDFAEDFAKSLSQLDELILLGIYPAREKPIRGISSRMLLSMVQLKQKCLCRLDDLPEEISNRPIEVLLSLGAGDIGEKVKEIEKVLKEKYEVG